From Acidobacteriota bacterium:
GGTTCTCGAAGAGTTGGTTGGGCATGGCCAGGGGCCGCTCGGCGTAGAGAGTGGTCAGATCCGGCACCCGCTCGACGCCGCCGTTGACCTGCATCAGGTCGAGATCGCCGTCGAGGTCGTAGTCCAGGGCCGCGGCGCCAAAGCCGGTGAGCTTCCAGGTGATCTCGGTGAGGTCCGCCGCCGCCGTGGCGTCGTCGTAGAGGCCGGGGCCGAGGCGCCGGTAGAGGGTGGCGGTCTCCAGGGCCAGATGGGTGATGAAGAAGTCCTCGGCACCGTCGCCGTCGAAGTCCCCCGCCGCCAGCCCCATGCTCGCCTCCGGCTGGCCGTCCCGGTTCACCGCCGCCCCAGCCGGCACCGCCGTCTCCTCGAAGGTGCCGTCGCCGCGGTTGCGCCACAGGAAGTTGGGCTCGCCGTCGTTGGCGACGAAGAGGTCTAGCCAGCCGTCGTCATCGGCGTCCAGCGCCAGACTCCCCAACCCCGCTCCGGGGCGGCCGATGCCGGCGGCAGCGGTGACCTCTTCGAAGGTGCCGTCGCCGCGGTTGTGAAAGAGGCGGTCGGGGGCAGAGGGGAATTCCGTCGGCCGGCAATAGTCCGGGCGGCCGGAGATGTCGACGCAGGGCGGATCGCTCTCCGGCGAGTAGACCAGATAGTCCACCACGTAGAGATCGAGCCAGCCGTCCCGGTCGTAGTCGAAGAAGCTGGCGGCAGTGCTCCAGCGGGTCGTCTCGACAGCGTCCGCCGCGGCATCCGCTGTGGAGACTGCCGGGGCGAGCTCGAAGCCACCGTCACCGCGGTTGCGCCACAGCTGGTTGGAGCCGTAGAAGGTGAGATAGAGGTCCGGCCAGCCATCGTTGTCCACGTCCCCCACCGTCGCCCCCATGGCATGGCCCCGAGCGTCCAGGCCGGAGACTTGAGTCACGTCGGTGAAGTGCAGCTCCCCGGACTCCATGAGCTCGTTGCGGAAGAGACTCGCGCCCATGGCTTTCTCCTGGGCGGAGCTGCCTCTGGAACTCCCACTAGAGCCGTCCTCGAAGGACGCGCCCTGGAGCAGCAGCACGTCCAGGTCGCCGTCCCGGTCGTAGTCCAGGAGCGCCGCGCCGGAGCCCATGATCTCCGCCAGCAGCAGATCGCCGCCAGCA
This genomic window contains:
- a CDS encoding CRTAC1 family protein, with the translated sequence MSIALTVLSGSVGCGGGSASSEAEPSDGPGLFVEVAQEVGLDFVYRNGAGGDLLLAEIMGSGAALLDYDRDGDLDVLLLQGASFEDGSSGSSRGSSAQEKAMGASLFRNELMESGELHFTDVTQVSGLDARGHAMGATVGDVDNDGWPDLYLTFYGSNQLWRNRGDGGFELAPAVSTADAAADAVETTRWSTAASFFDYDRDGWLDLYVVDYLVYSPESDPPCVDISGRPDYCRPTEFPSAPDRLFHNRGDGTFEEVTAAAGIGRPGAGLGSLALDADDDGWLDLFVANDGEPNFLWRNRGDGTFEETAVPAGAAVNRDGQPEASMGLAAGDFDGDGAEDFFITHLALETATLYRRLGPGLYDDATAAADLTEITWKLTGFGAAALDYDLDGDLDLMQVNGGVERVPDLTTLYAERPLAMPNQLFENRGDGRFREVSRRAGGGLQEREVSRGLAVGDLDNDGDADALITNNDGPVRLLLNQASEKGSWVGLRLVETGGRDALGAQVEVRFIDGSTALRRVRTDGSYLSASDPRLLFGLGDGAVPEEAQVTWVDGTGEIFAVEAGRYQELQRGAGRPVSGSAGGDS